GCGAGAACCTTCGAGAAAAAATAGTTTGCTATGGTGTAATGTATTTATGTCAAACAATTAATCTGTGTCACATAGATATAATTGACATTTGCAATCTCAACTTGGATTTTGTTCATCCTTCCAGATAGATTGCCTCTACTGCAATTTCGCAGTTCTATACGCACAAGTGTGCGAGTAACAAACAAGGGGGAAAATTATGAATTCACGGCGATTGTTCATTCCGATCTTTATCGTTGTCCTGTTTGGTTGTGCAGCATTTGCACAAACATTTACCACGACCCATCCGATGCTATTTTCTACTGGTCCACTTGGTCCAAGTAGTACTGGTTTTGCTATGATAAACGTACCGGAAGTGGATGTAGTAACCAGCATCAAGATTAGGGCTAACATCACATTTCCAATCGTTGACGATTTGGAATTGAGATTAGTTAGTCCGAGCAACACGCAGCGAATCATCGCAAGTGCAGTTGGTTTGGGTGCGAATTTCACGAATACGGTGTTTTGGGACGGTGCTGCCCAGCCGATCAATGGAGGTGTAGCTCCATTCACCGGTTTCTTTCAACCGATGTTATCGTTAAATGTTTTTAACGGCGAACCGGTTAACGGCATGTGGATGTTGCAGGTGCAGAATTTTGGTGGTCAGTCCGGTTCAATCGATAACTTCGAGTTAGAATTGAACGCGGAACTACTTCCAGTCGAATTGAATTCGTTTAGTGCAGAAGCATCAAACAATCAAGTTCACATAAACTGGCGAACAGAATCGGAAACCAACAACGCTCGATTCAATCTTTACCGCTCGACTAACAGCGATCAGAGAGGTGACATTGTCGCCGAGATCGCCGGTCATGGTACATCGGCAAATCAGCATACTTACTCTTTTATCGATAATCGTGTTGTGAACGGTATGACGTATTATTACCGGTTATCCGATGTAGATGTGAATGGTATTGAGTATATTCACGCAAGTGTAGTTTCTGCGACACCAATGCAACGGAACTATACATCTGTTCCGGGTAAGTATAGCTTGAATCAGAATTATCCGAATCCGTTCAATCCATCGACTGCTATCGCATTCAAATTGGCGATAGGTGGGCATGTAACACTCACAGTGTTCGATATTCTTGGCAATGAAGTTAGCCGGATCGTTGATGAGAGTTTACCGGCAGGTGAACACTCAATCAGCTTCAACGCTGTTGAGTTACCTTCGGGAATTTACTTTTACCGGCTATCCACCCAGGGATTTTCTACCACCAAGCGAATGGTGTTGATGAAGTAGCATTACAAAACCTATGATAAAGAAACCCCCTGCAGTAATACAGGGGGTTTCTTGTTGTAGGAATCAGTTTATTGAGATGACTATTTCTTAGCGGAGATCTCAATGAAATCGGGTCCAGTAATTGGTGTGAATCGATGCACTCGGCGATGCTTCTGAGCAGATCGAACCTGCATCGAAGTAGCATCGGGAGTGGTCGATTGGATACCAATTGCCGGTTGATACGGCACTCCAGCCAAACGAGCTAATGTCGGGTTGGATGCCACCATAAACGGCGAAACCGCATTGACCCGATAATAGTAGTATGTATTGGTCGATGCTGTAGAATCATACCAGGTTGTCGCGCCATTGCTGACAAAGTCGACAATGTTTGTGTACCCAACTGTATCAATCTGGAAGTATGGGAAAATATCACGATAGATTCCGTAACCAGCTACCCGACCTAATGAAGCGTTCCAGCTTAACCGTGGGTACATGATTTGCAAATTCTCCGGCGGAGTCGGAGGTTGCCAACCATAACCGGTAACAGTGAATGTGTAGGGATTGTTTTCCGAATCGTTACTGGAAATTGTAACAGTACCGCTCAATGCCCCAAAGCTCGTGGGGGTAAAACGTAGCGTCATTGGAACTGCTGTCCCACTGGCGATGGTAGTCATCGGTTGAGCAGTACATGCGAAATCGCCAGTGACTGAAACGGCTGGAGTTCCCGTTAACAACAAAGCACCTAACCCTTCGTTCTCTACTGAGAATTGAAGGGAAGATGCTTCCCCGGGCCAGAGACTGTCAAATGAGACGGTTCCAGTAACGTTTGGTATGACTGTTTCACCTTGCCGAACAACGATTGTCGGATTCGGATTCCCAACTTGCATGATGACGGGAAGTACGTAGGGTGAATTGGTTGAATTTCCGGTAAAGGTAAAGCTTCCTACCAGAGAATCACCGGCAGTACGATCCATTGCATTCCATAACACCGAATAACTGGTTGAACTGCTGCCCGGTATAGAAACTGCCGTGACACTTGGTATCGCCCAACGGGTTGAGTATGTGAACCGAATCGTATTTGTGTCGGGAACAGTCGTATTGTTGTAGCAGTTGATGAATGATGTGCGGGTTTCATTCTGGAGTCCAACATTAACATTCACGTCTGCGCCGGTAACCTGTTGGTAATTGTAGTAGAAATTCCCATCGGCTTCCAACACGACTTGGAAGGTTAGCACGGAGGTTGTTGCCGAATTGTAGCGGGAGACTTGATTCCAAGCAAAGACTGCGCGGTTGTTCGCTGCATCCATGAGAACTCTGGTGTTACCAGTGTTACCGTTGGAACCAACTACTAAATCCGACCAGTAGGGAGCCAAGGCTGAAAGTAACGAGTCGGTCGGCATCGTATAGGTTGTACGATGATAAACTGCTGATGTTGTCGAATTGAAGGTTATCCAACCATTCGTACACATCCAAACCTGATTGTAATTCTGGCCATAGTATGAGAAAGTAAACGGTAAGGTAAATGGTCCGGTTGTCGCATCGTCGCCGGACGGTCCAGCAACTCCGGTCGAAGCATCGATCCAACGATAAGCGGGTCCACCGGGATCACTGGTTTGCTGCCAACCGCTAATTGAACCAGAACCAGTATTGGCTGATAGAGTACCGGTATAATCCGCTGAACCGGTGTTTTGAAGTGTAACGGTCGTGCGTATCGAATCGCCCGGAGAAACAATATTTGTAAGAGGATTGATCATGTTCAAAAATGCGGGTGTTTGCAACGTAAAGTTTGAGTTCGATGTGTCCCCGATTGTCGCTATCAACTCAGACATGACTCGTATTCGAGCTGTCTGAGTTGGTGGTGGCGACAACGTTATTGATTCAATCCCATCGTTCGTTGTATTGGATACAAGTGTTTCCCAGTTTTCAGAAGGATAACTCCGATTTAACTGAACCATCACAGTACCGGAGTTGAGTGACTTATTCCATGTCACGCTAATGGGTAATGAACCTGCTATCGTTTCTCCACCGTTCGGATAGGTAACAACAATGCGGGGGAATCCAATATAAAAGATTGCATTGGAAGTATCGCCGCCTGTGCCAGAAGTGGGAAGAATTCGGATCCGAGCCGAAGCAGTCGAGGAAGTACCGGTTACTACCCAGTTTTCGCTGCCATCGTTTGTCGTGTTTGTAAGGATTCGTTCCCAGGTTCCGGTGGGATAGGTTCGATTCAGGTCGATGTTAACCGAGGTTGCGGAGGGGGCACCCTGCCAACTGATTGTGGTTGCGGCTCCGATTGCCAACGAGTCGCCGCCATTAGGAGCTACAACTCGAAGATTCGTGTCAAGCTGAGTTGTCGTAAAGTACAACGCCCGATTGGAGTTTGCGCCTGCTGTAATCGATGCACTTCCGGAAGTATACTGATTCCAGTAACTATACTCCAATCCACGGGTATAGGTACTGTCGGCAATCCCGATACAGGCATAATCAACATCGCCACTGGGGTCACCGGTTGCGTTGTTAAACGTACTGTACTGAAACTTGATCGGAGCATCACCTGTAGGTGTTGAGTAAAACGAGGGATCAAAAATTATGATCTGGAACAGATTGGTCGCGCTGGTCCAGAGCGTTTGCACATTCCATGTCAACACGATACGATGATTCGCAACATCGTTATAGTAGTATACACCTTGTGGTGCGGAGCTCATTTTAAGGTCCATCCAGAAAGCTGCAAGAATGTTTGGCGGTCCCTCGTTTGCCGGCAGATGCCAAGCGCGGAAGTTGTCGAAATATGGATGATTCCCGAATGCTGCCCAGCCATTGGAACAAATTGTTAATGAGTCATAGGAAACACCATAATGCCGCGCTGCAAATGGTAACCGGATCCGTTGGTTCGCATCCTGGGTTTCACCGGCATCGTTGATTGTTAACCGCGTTCCCAAACCGTTGCTGATAATCTCAACCCAACTATAAGTTGGCGCCTGATTATAACCTACATCGGTGTTATCATAGCATAAGTATCCATAGCTATCGGGGCCGGTTGGATCGGTTGTTACACGTGTTCCAACGGTCACGCTAAAAATCATGGTATCAAGTACCGCCCCATTGGTGAAAACAACGCTCATCGGAATTTGAGTACCGCGGAGAATGTTACCACTTGTGGTAATCGTCCAACGTTGATCGGTCGCATTGCTTACATTTGAACCAATTGGAAGCGAAGCAAAGTTCACCGTCGGAGTGTTTACCGTTATTAACGGTGTGGAAGAAATCAACGTGGCAGTTGATGTCGTCGAAGGTGCCCACACCCCGGTGTTACGGACGGTCGTCGTAAGTAAAACTGACGTTCCCGGATTTAGTGTTGATGATGGTGTATATGACTGAAATGCGATCTTCATCGAACGGACAGTCATATTGTAGGTCAGAGTGCGAGTGCCGCCGGTATAAGTTAGGTTCAATACCATTGGGACAACATCATTGTCTTTCAGTCCAGCAAGTAATTGAACCCGAACCGGGGTTGATGAGTTCTGCGACGTTCTTGAAGCGATATTTGCCCATGAAGTATTGGCGTTCGAGATTATTACTCGCGGATCGCTGCATTGTATAATCCCAGTGATAGATGTTGCAGTACTGTTTCCGTAGTTTTGCAATGGAAGCATGACATCGACCGTCTCGCCGGGATTTGCCACGGCACTACTATTGCCTATTGTTCCACCGTTGTTGTCGTCATCGATGATTGGAGTTCCCAACCCGAGGTCGTTTTGTTGTGTAGAGATGACTACCGTATCGACGATTGGATAGTAATTCACTTCGGGTCCATTACCGGTCACTGTCACAAACAAGTTACCGGCAGTAGCATTCGTTAAAGCAAGGCTCACTGCTCCGCGATCATCGGTAACACCGCGGGCATACGTTTCATCGACGCCGCTGGCATTCT
The sequence above is drawn from the bacterium genome and encodes:
- a CDS encoding T9SS type A sorting domain-containing protein; translated protein: MNSRRLFIPIFIVVLFGCAAFAQTFTTTHPMLFSTGPLGPSSTGFAMINVPEVDVVTSIKIRANITFPIVDDLELRLVSPSNTQRIIASAVGLGANFTNTVFWDGAAQPINGGVAPFTGFFQPMLSLNVFNGEPVNGMWMLQVQNFGGQSGSIDNFELELNAELLPVELNSFSAEASNNQVHINWRTESETNNARFNLYRSTNSDQRGDIVAEIAGHGTSANQHTYSFIDNRVVNGMTYYYRLSDVDVNGIEYIHASVVSATPMQRNYTSVPGKYSLNQNYPNPFNPSTAIAFKLAIGGHVTLTVFDILGNEVSRIVDESLPAGEHSISFNAVELPSGIYFYRLSTQGFSTTKRMVLMK
- a CDS encoding C25 family cysteine peptidase, whose product is MKANHRSIHPVLVLVLLSLFVVASNAFAIRDWTPDDDAITGIPTGEDVPFSTEVLGIGHLRIKFDEPTIKIDQVLADKREWSFITIEGETRLWTSGDPILPQVSRAIRLPNKGNVELKILKAEYKELPNSLPVLPQQSTDLADYDGSTPKQFLMNSTTYNTDGWYPSETVRLSEPAIMRDARIALLGFQPVQYNPVTQTIRICTSLEVEIVPIGGNGENEITLPPRPVPSFAAFYRDIIGAQDLELDAISAPPGKIMMIYFSNATTLSTIQPFADWKTAAGHPVVLQSVTTGATYSSILALIQSAYTSYDPPLETVLLVGDGGTAGTYALPAQSNSDHYYAQLAGSDILADAWVGRLSVTDISQLQTVVNRTLNYERTPLMTDTTWFRHGWGYAGISHSVYSNRAAIRFMMSAMNQRGVPNVDYDEHNGSVNTSTINTRLSPGAVFWAHRPAWIGEISSSSLSGITNTNKCFVSINITCSSGEWYGSTTTGVHEGLIRLGSASAPRGGITGFSTQTASTHPPFNNVLATGAYYGMGFLGNDIPGAMYYQGKYQLWRNFQFGESGSVSNFSYWCNAMGDISANFWTGVPRYITADVPQTLGIGNNQLSLSVNLPGNVPAANALVTVWKKNASGVDETYARGVTDDRGAVSLALTNATAGNLFVTVTGNGPEVNYYPIVDTVVISTQQNDLGLGTPIIDDDNNGGTIGNSSAVANPGETVDVMLPLQNYGNSTATSITGIIQCSDPRVIISNANTSWANIASRTSQNSSTPVRVQLLAGLKDNDVVPMVLNLTYTGGTRTLTYNMTVRSMKIAFQSYTPSSTLNPGTSVLLTTTVRNTGVWAPSTTSTATLISSTPLITVNTPTVNFASLPIGSNVSNATDQRWTITTSGNILRGTQIPMSVVFTNGAVLDTMIFSVTVGTRVTTDPTGPDSYGYLCYDNTDVGYNQAPTYSWVEIISNGLGTRLTINDAGETQDANQRIRLPFAARHYGVSYDSLTICSNGWAAFGNHPYFDNFRAWHLPANEGPPNILAAFWMDLKMSSAPQGVYYYNDVANHRIVLTWNVQTLWTSATNLFQIIIFDPSFYSTPTGDAPIKFQYSTFNNATGDPSGDVDYACIGIADSTYTRGLEYSYWNQYTSGSASITAGANSNRALYFTTTQLDTNLRVVAPNGGDSLAIGAATTISWQGAPSATSVNIDLNRTYPTGTWERILTNTTNDGSENWVVTGTSSTASARIRILPTSGTGGDTSNAIFYIGFPRIVVTYPNGGETIAGSLPISVTWNKSLNSGTVMVQLNRSYPSENWETLVSNTTNDGIESITLSPPPTQTARIRVMSELIATIGDTSNSNFTLQTPAFLNMINPLTNIVSPGDSIRTTVTLQNTGSADYTGTLSANTGSGSISGWQQTSDPGGPAYRWIDASTGVAGPSGDDATTGPFTLPFTFSYYGQNYNQVWMCTNGWITFNSTTSAVYHRTTYTMPTDSLLSALAPYWSDLVVGSNGNTGNTRVLMDAANNRAVFAWNQVSRYNSATTSVLTFQVVLEADGNFYYNYQQVTGADVNVNVGLQNETRTSFINCYNNTTVPDTNTIRFTYSTRWAIPSVTAVSIPGSSSTSYSVLWNAMDRTAGDSLVGSFTFTGNSTNSPYVLPVIMQVGNPNPTIVVRQGETVIPNVTGTVSFDSLWPGEASSLQFSVENEGLGALLLTGTPAVSVTGDFACTAQPMTTIASGTAVPMTLRFTPTSFGALSGTVTISSNDSENNPYTFTVTGYGWQPPTPPENLQIMYPRLSWNASLGRVAGYGIYRDIFPYFQIDTVGYTNIVDFVSNGATTWYDSTASTNTYYYYRVNAVSPFMVASNPTLARLAGVPYQPAIGIQSTTPDATSMQVRSAQKHRRVHRFTPITGPDFIEISAKK